A window from Methylocystis sp. MJC1 encodes these proteins:
- the ftsH gene encoding ATP-dependent zinc metalloprotease FtsH has translation MAQSNDKPRAHFDIGYFLFALTAILVLQQLLETYTRTDVVAYSEFYDMLREGKIAEVEVGDKAVRATLKKPMADGRKDVIAVRVDPNFAQELEAAKVKYTGAVEHTWISMILSWILPATIFFLIWSYFSRRLGQGLGSIMSVGQSKAKIFIEKDIKIGFRDVAGVDEAKEELQEIVAFLKDPATYGRLGAHVPKGILLVGPPGTGKTLLARAVAGEAAVPFFSINGSEFVEMFVGVGAARVRDLFAQARATAPCIIFIDELDALGRARGISGLSGGHDEKEQTLNQLLSELDGFDPTIGVVLLAATNRPEVLDPALLRAGRFDRQISVDRPDKNGRVAILQVHLAKIKLASDVDAGQIAAMTPGFTGADIANLVNEAAMLATRRKAESVSAADFTAAIERVLAGPEKRKRILNPRERRIVAYHEMGHAIVAMALPDVDPIKKVSIIPRGLGALGYTMQMPTEDRYLMTRTELLHRMTVLLGGRAAEMLVFQEATTGAADDLQRATEMARAMVTRYGMEEEIGRASFVVERPRYLDLQGLGPQQSDMSDETSARIDEAIGRLVEEAFERATDVLSACASVHRESAERLLETETFGEEDLAALSARVKAVVLTQGPAHVGAGHATE, from the coding sequence ATGGCTCAATCCAACGACAAACCCAGAGCACATTTCGATATCGGCTATTTCCTTTTTGCGCTCACGGCGATCCTCGTTCTGCAGCAGCTTCTGGAGACATACACCCGCACAGACGTCGTCGCTTACAGCGAATTCTACGACATGCTGCGCGAAGGAAAGATCGCGGAGGTCGAGGTCGGCGACAAGGCTGTGCGCGCCACGCTGAAAAAGCCGATGGCCGACGGGCGCAAGGACGTCATCGCCGTCCGCGTCGATCCGAATTTCGCCCAGGAGCTGGAAGCCGCGAAGGTGAAATACACCGGCGCCGTGGAGCACACATGGATTTCGATGATTCTTTCCTGGATTCTGCCGGCGACGATCTTCTTCCTGATCTGGAGCTACTTTTCACGACGTCTAGGCCAGGGGCTCGGCTCGATCATGTCCGTCGGCCAGAGCAAGGCGAAGATATTCATCGAAAAGGATATCAAGATTGGCTTTCGCGACGTCGCCGGGGTGGATGAAGCCAAGGAAGAGCTTCAGGAGATCGTGGCCTTTCTCAAAGACCCGGCGACCTATGGCCGGCTCGGCGCGCATGTTCCCAAGGGCATCCTGCTCGTCGGCCCGCCAGGAACCGGCAAGACCCTGCTTGCCCGTGCAGTGGCCGGTGAGGCAGCCGTTCCTTTCTTCTCCATCAACGGCTCGGAGTTCGTCGAAATGTTCGTCGGCGTCGGCGCCGCGCGCGTTCGCGATCTCTTTGCACAGGCGCGCGCGACGGCGCCCTGCATTATTTTCATCGACGAACTGGATGCGCTCGGCCGCGCCAGAGGAATTTCCGGCCTGAGCGGCGGCCATGACGAGAAAGAGCAAACGCTCAACCAGCTTTTGAGCGAGCTCGACGGCTTCGATCCGACGATTGGCGTCGTGCTGCTCGCCGCGACAAATCGGCCGGAGGTGCTCGACCCGGCGCTTTTGCGCGCCGGGCGCTTCGACCGTCAGATTTCGGTCGACCGGCCCGACAAGAATGGCCGCGTCGCCATTCTTCAGGTCCATTTGGCGAAAATTAAATTGGCCAGCGATGTGGACGCCGGACAAATCGCGGCGATGACCCCTGGGTTCACGGGCGCCGACATCGCCAATCTGGTGAACGAGGCGGCAATGCTGGCGACGCGGCGTAAGGCCGAGTCGGTTTCGGCCGCCGATTTCACCGCTGCGATCGAGCGCGTTCTGGCCGGCCCCGAGAAGCGTAAGCGAATCCTCAATCCGCGAGAGCGCCGTATCGTGGCCTATCACGAGATGGGCCATGCAATTGTCGCTATGGCGCTGCCGGACGTCGATCCAATCAAGAAAGTGTCGATCATCCCCCGCGGCCTCGGCGCACTCGGTTATACGATGCAAATGCCAACAGAAGACCGCTATCTGATGACCCGCACGGAGCTCCTCCACCGCATGACCGTTCTGCTCGGCGGCAGAGCGGCGGAAATGCTCGTTTTCCAAGAGGCGACCACCGGCGCCGCCGACGATCTGCAACGCGCAACGGAGATGGCGCGCGCCATGGTCACGCGCTACGGCATGGAAGAAGAGATCGGGCGCGCGTCATTCGTCGTCGAACGACCGCGTTACCTCGACCTGCAGGGTCTCGGTCCGCAGCAATCGGACATGAGCGACGAAACCAGCGCAAGGATCGACGAAGCGATCGGCCGCCTTGTCGAAGAGGCTTTCGAACGGGCGACCGACGTCCTGAGTGCTTGCGCATCCGTGCATCGGGAGTCGGCGGAGCGCCTGCTCGAAACGGAAACTTTCGGCGAAGAGGATTTGGCGGCGCTGTCAGCCCGCGTGAAAGCGGTGGTTTTGACGCAGGGTCCTGCGCATGTCGGCGCGGGCCATGCGACCGAATGA
- the atpD gene encoding F0F1 ATP synthase subunit beta produces the protein MLSAAFRNARAHGVGSSGGRLKGFLLGESGPIAQLEPIHDRRPVGKVAAVRGAIVEISFPAPALPAINEAVLIERGDGEDILAEVQAHVDEGHVRAIALRSTIGLQRGRKVVATGRPVEAPVGEAVLGRLIDVTGGVADDGPPLPADAPRRPIHRAPPALARQSRGTQIFSTGVKAIDLLTPLAHGGKAAMFGGAGVGKTVLVMELINAMIARYQGISVFAGVGERSREGHEMLLDMRRYGVLDRSVLVYGQMNEPPGARWRAPLTALTIAEFFRDERRQNVLLLMDNVFRFVQAGAEVSGLLGRMPSRVGYQPTLASEVANLQERIASVGDVAVTAIEAVYVPADDFTDPAVTAIASHVDSMVMLSRQMAAEGMYPAIDPILSSSVLLDPLVVGDEHARVATDTRRVIEHYRELQDVIALLGVDELSVEDRRLVGRARRLQRFLTQPFVVTENFTGMPGRSVAVAETIAGCDAILSGTCDDWPESAFYMIGSLDEARERAHSTNGRAEAPASSNDGASS, from the coding sequence ATGCTCAGCGCCGCGTTTCGCAACGCAAGGGCGCATGGGGTCGGTTCGTCTGGCGGCAGGCTGAAAGGTTTTCTCTTGGGGGAAAGCGGACCAATTGCGCAGCTTGAACCGATCCATGATCGCCGCCCGGTCGGGAAAGTCGCGGCGGTTCGCGGCGCCATTGTCGAGATTTCCTTTCCGGCCCCGGCCCTGCCGGCGATTAACGAAGCCGTGCTCATCGAGCGCGGCGACGGCGAAGACATTCTTGCGGAAGTGCAAGCCCATGTCGACGAGGGCCATGTGCGGGCGATCGCCCTGCGCTCGACCATCGGCTTGCAGCGCGGACGCAAGGTGGTCGCGACCGGCCGCCCGGTCGAAGCCCCCGTCGGCGAGGCGGTGCTCGGACGTTTGATCGACGTCACGGGCGGGGTCGCGGACGACGGGCCGCCGCTTCCGGCGGACGCGCCGCGCCGGCCCATTCATCGGGCGCCGCCGGCGCTCGCCCGACAAAGCCGAGGAACGCAAATTTTTTCAACGGGCGTCAAGGCGATCGACCTGCTGACGCCGCTCGCCCATGGCGGCAAGGCGGCGATGTTCGGCGGCGCCGGGGTCGGCAAGACCGTACTGGTCATGGAGCTGATCAACGCCATGATCGCCCGCTACCAGGGCATCTCTGTGTTCGCCGGCGTCGGCGAGCGGTCGCGCGAGGGCCATGAGATGCTGCTCGACATGCGGCGCTATGGCGTTCTCGACCGCAGCGTCCTCGTCTATGGCCAGATGAACGAGCCTCCGGGCGCAAGATGGCGCGCGCCGCTGACGGCGCTGACCATCGCCGAGTTCTTTCGCGACGAGCGGCGGCAAAACGTGCTCCTGCTGATGGACAATGTGTTTCGCTTCGTGCAGGCGGGCGCGGAAGTTTCCGGGCTTCTCGGGCGCATGCCTTCGCGCGTCGGCTATCAGCCGACGCTCGCGAGCGAGGTCGCCAATCTGCAGGAGCGCATCGCTTCGGTCGGGGACGTGGCCGTCACGGCGATCGAGGCCGTCTATGTGCCCGCCGACGATTTCACGGACCCCGCGGTCACGGCGATCGCGTCGCATGTCGACAGCATGGTCATGCTGTCGCGCCAGATGGCGGCAGAAGGCATGTATCCAGCCATCGACCCCATCCTGTCTTCGTCTGTCCTGCTCGACCCGCTTGTGGTCGGCGACGAGCATGCGCGCGTCGCCACCGATACGCGGCGGGTCATCGAGCACTATCGCGAGCTTCAGGACGTCATCGCCTTGCTGGGCGTCGACGAGCTGAGCGTCGAAGACCGCAGGCTCGTCGGGCGCGCGCGCAGACTGCAACGCTTCCTCACCCAGCCTTTCGTGGTGACGGAAAATTTCACGGGCATGCCGGGGCGGTCGGTGGCGGTCGCGGAGACGATCGCGGGCTGCGACGCCATTCTCAGCGGCACATGCGACGACTGGCCGGAAAGCGCCTTCTACATGATCGGCTCGCTCGATGAAGCGCGCGAAAGAGCGCATTCGACGAACGGTCGGGCCGAGGCGCCCGCCAGCTCGAATGATGGAGCGTCATCGTGA
- a CDS encoding F0F1 ATP synthase subunit epsilon: MSRSLQLVISTPTQLLVDASGVTSLRGEDASGGFGILPGHADFVTTLSPCVLRWRENEMERYCAVRGGVMSVKDGLQVRVACRRGVLGDELQKLEAEVRADAAARASIESHARVDQMRLHAYAVRQLIRYLRPAGLSESILSDGQGDDE, from the coding sequence GTGAGCCGGTCGCTTCAGCTTGTCATTTCCACGCCGACCCAGTTGCTCGTCGACGCATCGGGCGTCACGTCGCTGCGCGGCGAAGACGCCAGCGGGGGCTTCGGGATATTGCCGGGACACGCGGATTTCGTAACGACGCTTTCCCCTTGCGTGCTGCGCTGGCGAGAGAATGAAATGGAACGTTATTGCGCCGTGCGCGGCGGCGTGATGAGCGTCAAGGATGGTCTGCAGGTGCGCGTCGCCTGCCGGCGCGGCGTGCTCGGAGACGAATTGCAGAAGCTGGAAGCGGAAGTGCGCGCCGATGCGGCCGCGCGGGCCAGCATCGAGAGCCACGCCCGCGTCGACCAGATGCGGCTGCACGCTTACGCCGTCCGGCAGCTCATCCGTTATTTGCGGCCGGCTGGCTTGTCGGAGTCGATCCTGAGCGACGGCCAAGGAGATGACGAATGA
- a CDS encoding AtpZ/AtpI family protein — protein sequence MNEPSPSRSTERLAEAARKAATRERELHDNPEPSFGRRLGQMGVLGWTIVTPALLGLFAGRWLDKTMHSGVFFSAPLVMLGAALGLWLAWKWMSRQ from the coding sequence ATGAACGAGCCAAGCCCTTCGCGCTCGACAGAAAGGCTGGCGGAGGCCGCGCGCAAGGCCGCGACGCGCGAGCGGGAGCTTCACGACAACCCCGAGCCCTCCTTCGGGAGGCGCCTTGGACAGATGGGCGTCCTCGGCTGGACAATCGTCACGCCTGCCCTGCTCGGGCTCTTCGCCGGCCGTTGGCTGGACAAAACGATGCACTCCGGCGTCTTCTTCTCGGCCCCGCTTGTCATGCTGGGCGCCGCGCTTGGACTATGGCTTGCCTGGAAATGGATGTCCCGCCAATGA
- a CDS encoding ATP synthase subunit I, producing the protein MTLSMHLPVISLTLQLCIGAVVGAAVGYGYFSALWWNVLLMDRGATAGALFLFAARLGLLALTLFGLVQIGALALLAGAAGLLAARRLLIKRIGDGP; encoded by the coding sequence ATGACTCTATCGATGCACCTCCCGGTCATTTCATTGACGCTCCAGCTATGCATCGGGGCCGTGGTTGGCGCGGCCGTGGGCTATGGCTATTTCTCCGCCCTGTGGTGGAATGTTCTGCTGATGGACCGCGGCGCCACTGCGGGCGCGCTGTTTCTGTTCGCAGCGAGGCTTGGGCTGCTGGCGCTGACTCTTTTCGGCCTTGTTCAAATCGGCGCCCTCGCGCTCCTTGCTGGCGCGGCGGGGCTCCTTGCGGCGCGACGCCTCTTGATAAAGCGCATCGGAGACGGGCCATGA
- a CDS encoding F0F1 ATP synthase subunit A: protein MIGSPLETEIAFHLGPIPIATPVVTTWALMAFLVAASALATRRLTLRPGNIQAFLELIVDTLDSQVRDTMRVAPDPYRALFGTIFLFILLANWSALIPGVEPPTARLETDAALALVVFAATIYHGLRTQGLWGYLKTFAEPSLFMVPLNLVEQITRSFSLIVRLFGNVMSGVFVIGIVLSLAGLLVPIPLMALDLLTGAVQAYIFATLAMVFTAAAIAPETDAAQGSDGAQHGSN from the coding sequence ATGATCGGCTCGCCGCTCGAAACCGAGATCGCTTTTCATCTCGGCCCTATTCCCATCGCAACGCCGGTTGTCACCACCTGGGCGCTGATGGCCTTCCTCGTTGCGGCAAGCGCGCTGGCGACGCGGCGTCTCACTCTGCGGCCTGGAAACATTCAAGCCTTCCTCGAATTGATCGTCGATACGCTCGATTCCCAAGTGCGCGACACGATGCGGGTCGCGCCCGATCCCTATCGCGCTTTGTTCGGAACGATCTTTCTTTTCATTCTTCTCGCCAATTGGTCTGCGCTCATTCCCGGCGTCGAGCCGCCCACTGCGCGTCTGGAGACAGATGCGGCGCTCGCGCTCGTGGTTTTCGCCGCGACAATCTACCACGGTCTCAGAACGCAAGGTCTTTGGGGCTATCTGAAGACTTTTGCGGAGCCGAGCCTCTTCATGGTTCCTCTCAATCTCGTCGAGCAGATCACGCGCAGCTTTTCGCTGATCGTGCGCCTCTTCGGCAATGTCATGAGCGGCGTCTTCGTCATCGGCATTGTTCTGTCGCTCGCCGGCCTCCTCGTGCCCATTCCCTTGATGGCGCTCGACCTGCTGACGGGAGCGGTGCAGGCTTATATTTTTGCAACGCTCGCAATGGTATTTACAGCGGCGGCCATCGCCCCCGAGACGGACGCTGCGCAGGGCTCTGACGGAGCGCAACATGGATCAAATTGA
- a CDS encoding F0F1 ATP synthase subunit C, with protein MDQIENISVLAAAIAVSFGAIGPALAEGKAVAAAMEAIARQPEAAGVLSRTLFVGLAMIETMAIYCLVVALLLLFANPFVK; from the coding sequence ATGGATCAAATTGAAAATATAAGCGTTCTGGCCGCCGCGATCGCGGTCTCCTTCGGCGCGATCGGCCCCGCCTTGGCAGAAGGCAAGGCCGTCGCCGCGGCCATGGAAGCCATTGCGCGGCAGCCCGAGGCCGCAGGCGTTTTGTCACGCACGCTTTTCGTTGGCCTCGCCATGATCGAGACCATGGCGATCTACTGCCTAGTCGTCGCGTTGCTGCTTCTCTTCGCCAATCCTTTTGTGAAATAG
- a CDS encoding F0F1 ATP synthase subunit B translates to MRIDWWTLSLQTINALVLIWLLAYFLFKPIANVIAERKATAARLLDEAEQAKSAAEAARDEEKAALADLAERRSAALAAAEKETEARKEALLAAARVDADHLRADARAEAARDAAFSRKAQMKHAGALAIDIAKRALERLPPSSLVSGFIEGLARTATQLPPEAKLDFEEGDARLKAPRALTPQEEADCRRALETAFGRPIDFSVESDPSLIAGLELENRHTSVRNSLSADLARIAASLDSDDAK, encoded by the coding sequence ATGCGCATCGATTGGTGGACGCTTTCGCTGCAGACCATCAATGCGTTGGTGCTGATTTGGCTATTGGCCTATTTCCTCTTCAAGCCGATTGCCAATGTCATCGCCGAGCGCAAAGCGACGGCCGCGCGGCTTCTCGATGAAGCCGAACAGGCGAAATCCGCCGCCGAGGCGGCGCGCGATGAAGAAAAAGCCGCCCTTGCCGATCTCGCCGAGCGTCGTTCCGCCGCTTTGGCGGCGGCCGAGAAGGAGACGGAAGCCAGAAAGGAAGCCTTGCTTGCGGCCGCGCGCGTCGACGCCGATCATCTGCGCGCGGACGCTCGAGCCGAGGCGGCGCGCGACGCCGCGTTTTCGCGCAAGGCGCAAATGAAACACGCCGGTGCGCTGGCCATCGACATTGCGAAGCGCGCCCTTGAGCGTCTTCCGCCATCGAGCCTCGTCTCCGGTTTTATCGAGGGTTTGGCGCGGACCGCAACTCAGTTGCCGCCGGAAGCAAAGCTCGATTTTGAGGAGGGAGACGCCCGGCTCAAGGCGCCACGGGCTTTGACCCCTCAGGAGGAAGCCGACTGCCGCCGCGCTTTGGAGACGGCGTTCGGTCGGCCGATCGACTTCTCCGTCGAGAGCGACCCCTCGCTCATCGCCGGGTTGGAGCTCGAAAACCGCCATACGTCGGTCCGCAACAGCCTGAGCGCCGACCTCGCCCGCATTGCGGCGTCGCTGGACAGTGACGATGCAAAATGA
- a CDS encoding F0F1 ATP synthase subunit alpha, whose product MQNEPAPIIDPWVAWLEERRNRLAGIALEPSIAQIGRVESFADGVAFVSGLPQARLNELLRFENGSLGFATTLDVDRVGVVLLDEAESVEAGTKVAGLGETASAPVGPGLLGRVIDPLGRPLDNAGPILAESYHPVERNAPAIYDRDLVTEPVETGLLVIDSMFPIGRGQRELILGDRATGKTAIAIDAILNQKHSDVICIYVAIGQRATAVERAIDSVRARGAIERTIFVVAAASSAPGLQWIAPFAGITMAEYFRDRGSHALVIIDDLTKHAATHRELALLTREPPGREAYPGDIFYLHARLLERAAKLSKAKGGGSLTALPIAETEAGNLSAYIPTNLISITDGQIVLDSRLFAANQRPAVDVGLSVSRVGGKAQPPALKQASARLRLQYSQFLELELFSRFGGVSTGLVRNEIIRGQKIRALLTQPRFELLRQADQVALLVALEAGVLDPLTPAAIWQFREHLPERLDRDAPETVAACRSGAALADETRAALLLVARALAAETGAASTEAPA is encoded by the coding sequence ATGCAAAATGAGCCCGCGCCGATAATCGACCCTTGGGTCGCCTGGCTCGAGGAGCGGCGCAACCGTCTGGCGGGAATCGCGCTCGAGCCAAGCATCGCGCAGATCGGCCGCGTCGAAAGCTTCGCCGATGGCGTGGCCTTCGTCTCAGGCCTGCCTCAGGCGCGGCTGAATGAACTGCTGCGCTTCGAAAATGGAAGCCTCGGATTCGCCACCACGCTCGACGTGGACCGCGTCGGCGTGGTGTTGCTCGACGAGGCCGAGAGCGTGGAAGCGGGCACGAAAGTCGCGGGCCTCGGCGAGACGGCGAGTGCCCCGGTCGGTCCTGGTCTTCTTGGCCGGGTCATCGACCCGCTTGGACGACCGCTCGACAACGCCGGCCCGATCCTCGCAGAGAGCTATCACCCCGTAGAGCGCAACGCCCCCGCGATTTACGATCGCGATCTTGTCACAGAGCCCGTCGAGACCGGCCTGCTTGTCATCGACTCGATGTTTCCGATCGGCCGCGGCCAACGCGAGCTCATCCTCGGCGATCGCGCGACCGGCAAGACGGCGATCGCCATCGACGCCATCCTCAATCAGAAACATTCCGATGTAATTTGCATTTATGTGGCCATCGGACAAAGGGCGACGGCTGTCGAGCGCGCCATCGACTCTGTGCGGGCCCGCGGCGCGATCGAGCGCACGATATTCGTCGTGGCCGCCGCCTCCAGCGCGCCCGGCCTCCAATGGATCGCGCCCTTCGCCGGCATCACCATGGCGGAGTATTTTCGCGATCGTGGCAGCCATGCGCTCGTCATCATAGACGACCTGACCAAACATGCCGCCACCCATCGCGAGCTGGCCCTGCTCACGCGCGAGCCGCCAGGACGCGAAGCCTATCCTGGCGATATTTTTTACCTCCATGCGCGCCTCCTCGAACGCGCCGCCAAGCTCTCAAAGGCCAAGGGCGGCGGCTCGCTGACCGCGCTCCCCATCGCCGAGACGGAGGCCGGCAATCTTTCGGCCTATATCCCAACCAATCTCATATCCATCACCGACGGTCAGATCGTTCTCGACTCGCGCCTCTTCGCGGCAAATCAGCGCCCTGCCGTCGATGTCGGCTTGAGCGTCAGCCGCGTGGGCGGCAAGGCGCAGCCGCCGGCGCTCAAGCAGGCTTCGGCGCGGCTGCGGCTGCAATATTCCCAATTTCTCGAATTGGAGCTGTTCAGCCGGTTTGGCGGCGTTTCAACCGGCCTCGTTCGCAACGAGATCATACGCGGGCAAAAGATCCGCGCTTTGCTGACGCAACCAAGATTCGAGCTGCTGCGGCAAGCCGATCAGGTCGCCCTCCTCGTGGCGCTCGAAGCCGGCGTTCTGGATCCTTTGACGCCGGCGGCGATCTGGCAATTTCGCGAGCATCTTCCTGAGCGTCTCGACAGGGACGCGCCCGAGACGGTCGCCGCTTGCCGATCAGGCGCGGCGCTCGCCGACGAGACTCGCGCCGCGCTGCTTCTCGTCGCGCGAGCCCTCGCGGCGGAAACGGGCGCAGCCAGTACCGAGGCGCCGGCATGA
- a CDS encoding F0F1 ATP synthase subunit gamma produces the protein MSSDQLADIGKRIAATRQLETVFTAMRGLAAARSREAQKSLDGVRSYAHAVGEAIQTALVCAPNEPVTPPAAPKHIVLAFCSEQGFVGAFDERVLRAATRAGSPASFYVVGQKGKASAIEHGVTVAWSTPMAAHAVDAPAVAERIADALYEEVASGERTHVTLVHMAPSVVSGLDIVTRPLIPLDLARFPAASNRAPPIFNLSPPLLLSELAEEYVFAELCEATLLSFASENFARMQAMSSARSNVRKTLDELTARHRQLRQEQITEELMELSRSSGV, from the coding sequence ATGAGCAGCGACCAGCTGGCCGATATCGGCAAGCGCATCGCCGCCACGCGTCAGCTGGAAACAGTTTTTACCGCCATGCGCGGACTCGCCGCGGCGCGCAGCCGCGAGGCGCAGAAGAGTCTCGATGGCGTGCGTTCCTATGCGCATGCCGTGGGCGAGGCGATTCAGACTGCGTTGGTATGTGCGCCCAATGAGCCAGTGACGCCTCCTGCCGCACCGAAGCACATCGTCCTGGCTTTCTGCTCCGAACAGGGATTTGTCGGCGCTTTCGATGAACGCGTGCTGCGCGCCGCGACGCGCGCGGGATCACCAGCGTCATTCTATGTCGTGGGGCAGAAGGGAAAGGCGAGCGCGATCGAGCATGGCGTGACGGTCGCATGGTCGACGCCGATGGCCGCTCACGCCGTCGATGCGCCGGCGGTCGCCGAACGCATTGCTGACGCGCTCTATGAGGAGGTCGCCTCAGGCGAGAGGACGCATGTGACGCTCGTGCATATGGCGCCCTCGGTTGTTTCCGGGCTGGACATCGTGACGCGCCCGCTCATCCCGCTCGATCTCGCCCGCTTCCCGGCGGCGAGCAATCGCGCGCCGCCCATATTCAATCTGTCGCCGCCGCTGCTCTTATCCGAGCTTGCGGAAGAATATGTCTTTGCGGAACTCTGCGAGGCGACGCTCCTTTCTTTCGCATCGGAGAATTTCGCGCGCATGCAGGCGATGAGCTCGGCGCGCAGCAATGTACGTAAGACGCTCGATGAGCTTACGGCCCGCCACCGGCAATTGCGGCAAGAACAAATCACCGAAGAGTTGATGGAGCTTTCGCGCTCCTCGGGAGTCTAA